The Oxalobacteraceae bacterium OTU3CINTB1 genome includes a window with the following:
- a CDS encoding helix-turn-helix domain-containing protein, producing MGRNIEDVIQSLPADRQAKIADLSNKKIAEMLTYAATLADFRKAVGKTQAEVAKKLGINQNAVSQLENRADTYVSTLRRFLKSLGMTLELSVVAKNGARIDLPNFLPWTDASETADDLNAPAITATSIADAAKPAASSAKKISAKAAVGQTATAKAAPARRAVVPSKPASKRSQAKLGKHVGRISEA from the coding sequence ATGGGCAGAAATATAGAGGACGTCATCCAAAGCCTACCGGCGGACCGTCAAGCCAAAATTGCCGATCTTTCCAACAAAAAGATCGCAGAAATGCTGACCTACGCCGCTACTCTCGCCGATTTTCGTAAAGCCGTGGGAAAAACTCAGGCTGAGGTGGCAAAAAAGCTAGGCATCAACCAGAACGCCGTTTCGCAACTCGAAAACCGTGCGGATACTTACGTCTCCACATTACGCCGATTTTTAAAATCCCTCGGAATGACGCTTGAGCTATCGGTTGTCGCGAAAAACGGAGCCCGTATCGATCTGCCAAACTTCCTTCCGTGGACCGATGCAAGCGAGACCGCCGATGATTTAAACGCGCCTGCCATTACTGCAACAAGCATTGCCGACGCCGCAAAGCCTGCGGCATCTTCAGCCAAAAAAATTTCCGCAAAAGCTGCTGTCGGCCAGACAGCAACCGCAAAAGCCGCTCCGGCCAGAAGAGCGGTCGTTCCGTCCAAACCAGCGTCCAAACGAAGCCAAGCCAAATTAGGGAAACACGTAGGACGGATTAGCGAAGCGTAA
- a CDS encoding SAM-dependent methyltransferase: MPGTLFLIPNTLGETEALSSVLPEQVQQITSQLDYFVAENAKTARAFLKLVNANHPLAKPLQEITISELNVNTPAAALAGLLAPLLAGRDGGLVSEAGVPAVADPGADLVRLAHQHNIPVRPLVGPSSLLLAVMASGLNGQSFAFNGYLPTDAAQRATRIKELESRSRKEKQTQLFIETPYRNAAMLEALVAACSPSTLVCVATDLSLASETIRTMAAAQWKSAKAPDFHKKPTVFLLLAQ, encoded by the coding sequence ATGCCCGGCACCCTCTTTTTAATACCGAATACCTTGGGCGAGACTGAAGCGCTCTCCTCCGTCCTGCCCGAACAGGTGCAGCAGATCACCTCGCAACTGGATTACTTCGTGGCGGAGAACGCCAAGACCGCGCGCGCCTTCCTCAAGCTGGTCAACGCCAACCACCCGCTGGCCAAGCCGCTGCAGGAAATCACCATCTCCGAGTTGAACGTCAACACGCCGGCGGCCGCGCTGGCCGGCCTGCTGGCGCCGCTGCTGGCGGGCCGCGATGGCGGACTGGTGTCCGAGGCCGGCGTGCCGGCGGTGGCCGATCCCGGCGCCGACCTGGTGCGGCTGGCGCATCAGCACAATATTCCGGTGCGCCCGCTGGTGGGGCCGTCGTCGCTGCTGCTGGCAGTAATGGCGAGCGGCCTGAACGGACAGAGCTTCGCGTTCAACGGCTATCTGCCGACCGACGCCGCGCAGCGCGCCACGCGCATCAAAGAGCTGGAGAGCCGTTCGCGCAAGGAAAAGCAAACGCAGCTGTTTATCGAAACGCCGTACCGCAACGCGGCGATGCTGGAAGCGCTGGTGGCAGCGTGCTCACCATCGACTTTGGTCTGCGTGGCAACGGATCTAAGCCTGGCATCGGAAACGATACGCACGATGGCGGCCGCGCAATGGAAAAGCGCCAAGGCGCCGGACTTCCACAAGAAACCGACGGTGTTCCTGCTGCTGGCGCAATAA
- a CDS encoding Maf-like protein, whose protein sequence is MTSSATAQIAAQRLVLASSSAYRKELLSRLQLPFEVAVPDIDEAPAAGETPSATALRLAREKAAAVAAKLPGCIVIGSDQVATLDDEQIGKPGNHANALAQLQKMRGREVVFHTALCVWDGRVGDPAAAAQVEDIRTVVKFRDLPDAELDAYLRIEQPYDCAGSAKNEALGIAILERIDSSDPTALTGLPLIALTGMLRKIGVSFFNTSSHNT, encoded by the coding sequence ATGACATCAAGCGCAACCGCTCAAATCGCCGCACAACGGCTCGTTTTGGCCTCCAGTTCGGCCTATCGCAAGGAATTATTATCACGGCTACAACTGCCGTTCGAGGTTGCCGTGCCCGACATCGACGAGGCGCCCGCCGCCGGCGAAACCCCGAGCGCCACGGCGCTGCGCCTGGCACGCGAAAAGGCGGCCGCCGTGGCCGCCAAACTGCCGGGCTGTATCGTCATCGGCTCCGACCAGGTCGCCACGCTGGACGACGAGCAGATTGGCAAGCCGGGCAACCACGCCAACGCGCTGGCGCAGTTGCAAAAGATGCGCGGCCGTGAGGTGGTGTTCCACACCGCGCTGTGCGTCTGGGACGGCCGCGTGGGCGATCCTGCCGCCGCCGCGCAAGTGGAGGACATCCGCACCGTCGTCAAATTCCGCGACCTGCCCGACGCCGAGCTGGACGCCTACCTGCGCATCGAACAGCCGTACGACTGCGCCGGCAGCGCCAAGAACGAAGCGCTCGGCATCGCCATCCTCGAACGCATCGACAGCAGCGACCCGACCGCCCTCACCGGCTTGCCTTTGATCGCGCTGACAGGCATGCTGCGCAAGATTGGCGTCTCCTTTTTCAACACTTCATCACACAACACCTAG
- a CDS encoding YceD family protein, whose amino-acid sequence MNAIVIDAFEFCRSNGSQQGVTPVAEMTRLTKDCADTSGTITWKVEGGTGKMGFPQLKLSVAGTVQLVCQRCLTPYAHTIDSSTLLMLGKDDQQADEIEEMIDDETIDVIVGSRTMAVADLVEDEALLALPHTPKHDVCPDNALLDKAKSEKISPFDALKGLKSE is encoded by the coding sequence ATGAATGCTATTGTCATCGACGCTTTTGAGTTCTGTCGGAGCAACGGCAGCCAGCAAGGCGTGACGCCTGTTGCTGAAATGACCCGCCTGACCAAGGATTGTGCCGATACCTCGGGCACTATCACCTGGAAGGTCGAAGGAGGCACCGGCAAGATGGGCTTCCCGCAGTTGAAGCTGTCGGTCGCCGGCACCGTGCAATTGGTCTGCCAGCGCTGCCTGACCCCATACGCTCACACCATCGATTCGTCGACGCTGTTGATGCTGGGTAAGGACGATCAGCAGGCGGATGAAATCGAAGAAATGATCGACGACGAAACGATCGACGTGATCGTCGGTAGCCGCACCATGGCGGTGGCGGATCTGGTGGAAGACGAAGCGCTGCTGGCCCTGCCGCATACGCCGAAACATGATGTCTGCCCCGACAACGCCCTGCTGGACAAGGCGAAGAGCGAGAAGATCTCGCCGTTCGACGCCCTCAAGGGCCTCAAATCCGAATAA
- the rpmF gene encoding 50S ribosomal protein L32, whose amino-acid sequence MAVQQNKKSPSKRGMHRSHDFLVAPQLGIEPTTGETHLRHHISPNGFYRGRKVLKTKNDE is encoded by the coding sequence ATGGCAGTTCAACAGAACAAGAAGTCCCCTTCGAAGCGCGGTATGCACCGTTCGCACGATTTCCTGGTAGCTCCACAACTGGGTATCGAGCCAACCACCGGTGAAACCCACCTGCGTCACCACATCAGCCCTAACGGCTTTTATCGTGGCCGTAAAGTCCTGAAAACCAAAAACGACGAGTAA
- the plsX gene encoding phosphate acyltransferase PlsX gives MTIKISIDCMGGDHGPSVTIPAAISFVKRESEAELILVGLEDVIRAELKKHHADAHPRLSVVHASEQVTMDDPLEVALRRKKDSSMRVAIEQVKGGSAQACVSAGNTGALMAVARYVLKTMTGVDRPAICSIMPNQKGGPTYMLDLGANVDCEPHHLHQFAIMGSVLVSAMENIERPTLGLLNVGTEDIKGNDVVKATSKLLQADHERGALNFYGNVEGNDIFKGTTDIVVCDGFVGNVTLKAVEGVARFFADTVKTEFKRTPLTMLSALLGRGALNNIKARLSPSRYNGASLLGLRGLVFKSHGGADAYSFEWAIKRAYDAAKNDVLPHISTLIAELMPRNTETPEVPSSTI, from the coding sequence ATGACAATCAAAATTTCTATCGACTGCATGGGCGGAGATCACGGTCCATCGGTCACCATCCCCGCAGCTATATCCTTCGTCAAACGCGAATCCGAGGCTGAACTGATTTTGGTCGGTTTGGAAGACGTTATCCGCGCAGAATTGAAAAAACATCACGCCGACGCGCATCCGCGCCTGTCCGTCGTGCATGCATCCGAACAAGTCACCATGGACGACCCTTTGGAAGTGGCGCTGCGCCGCAAGAAGGATTCGTCGATGCGCGTGGCCATCGAGCAGGTCAAGGGCGGCAGCGCCCAGGCTTGCGTCTCGGCCGGCAACACCGGCGCGCTGATGGCCGTGGCGCGCTACGTGCTCAAGACCATGACCGGCGTCGACCGTCCGGCCATCTGCAGCATCATGCCGAACCAAAAGGGCGGCCCGACCTACATGCTGGACCTGGGCGCCAACGTCGATTGCGAACCGCATCACCTGCACCAGTTCGCCATCATGGGGTCGGTGCTGGTCTCCGCCATGGAAAACATCGAGCGCCCGACCCTGGGCCTGCTCAACGTCGGCACCGAGGACATCAAGGGCAACGACGTGGTCAAGGCCACCAGCAAGCTGCTGCAGGCCGACCACGAGCGCGGCGCGCTGAACTTCTACGGCAACGTCGAAGGCAACGACATCTTCAAGGGCACCACCGATATCGTCGTCTGCGACGGCTTCGTCGGCAACGTCACCCTGAAAGCGGTGGAGGGTGTGGCGCGCTTCTTCGCCGACACCGTCAAGACCGAATTCAAACGCACCCCGCTGACGATGCTGAGCGCCTTGCTCGGCCGCGGCGCGCTCAACAACATCAAGGCACGCCTGTCGCCGTCGCGCTATAACGGCGCCAGCCTGCTTGGTTTGCGCGGCCTGGTGTTCAAGAGCCACGGCGGCGCCGACGCATATTCTTTCGAGTGGGCGATCAAGCGGGCGTATGATGCTGCAAAAAATGATGTGTTGCCGCACATTTCGACGTTAATCGCCGAACTCATGCCACGCAACACGGAAACCCCGGAAGTACCAAGCTCAACTATTTAG
- a CDS encoding ketoacyl-ACP synthase III, translating into MTLYSKIIGTGSYLPERRVTNQDLTDQLAAKGIETSDEWIVSRSGISARHFAEPGEKSSDLAVKAAKRALDMAGLQPNDIDLIVLASSTPDFFGSFPSTACIVQQKLGITNNGAAVDVQAVCSGFVYAMSTADAFIRSGMNKNVLVIGSEVFSRILDFNDRTTCVLFGDGAGAVVLTASQEPGILATALHADGRHSGILCMPDSFGGAVAGEAYLYMDGPAVFKLAVSVLEKVAHEALEKADMAQDQIDWLIPHQANIRIMNSTAKKLGLPLEKMVVTVDQHGNTSAASIPLALDAAVRDGRVKKGQNIMMEGVGGGFTWGAVLARITDDLGAR; encoded by the coding sequence ATGACTTTGTACAGCAAAATAATCGGCACCGGCAGCTATCTGCCTGAGCGGCGTGTCACCAACCAGGATCTGACCGATCAGCTCGCCGCGAAGGGCATCGAGACTTCGGACGAGTGGATCGTCAGCCGCAGCGGCATCTCGGCGCGCCACTTCGCCGAGCCGGGCGAGAAGTCGTCCGACCTGGCCGTCAAGGCCGCCAAGCGCGCGCTCGACATGGCCGGCTTGCAACCCAACGATATCGACCTGATCGTCCTGGCCAGCTCGACCCCCGATTTCTTCGGCAGCTTCCCGAGCACCGCCTGCATCGTCCAGCAAAAGCTGGGCATCACCAACAACGGCGCGGCCGTCGACGTGCAGGCTGTCTGCAGCGGCTTCGTCTACGCGATGTCCACCGCCGATGCTTTCATTCGTTCCGGCATGAACAAGAACGTGCTGGTGATCGGCTCGGAAGTGTTCTCGCGCATCCTCGATTTCAACGACCGCACCACTTGCGTGCTGTTCGGCGACGGCGCCGGCGCCGTGGTGCTGACCGCGTCGCAAGAACCGGGCATCCTGGCGACCGCGCTGCACGCGGACGGCCGCCATTCCGGCATCCTGTGCATGCCCGATTCGTTCGGCGGCGCGGTGGCCGGCGAGGCTTACCTGTACATGGACGGCCCGGCGGTGTTCAAGCTGGCCGTGTCGGTGCTGGAGAAGGTGGCCCACGAGGCGCTGGAAAAAGCCGACATGGCGCAGGACCAGATCGACTGGCTGATTCCGCACCAGGCCAACATCCGCATCATGAACAGCACCGCCAAGAAGCTGGGACTGCCGCTGGAGAAGATGGTGGTGACCGTCGATCAGCACGGCAATACCTCTGCCGCGTCGATCCCGCTGGCGCTGGACGCCGCCGTGCGCGACGGCCGCGTCAAAAAGGGCCAGAACATCATGATGGAAGGTGTCGGCGGCGGCTTCACGTGGGGCGCCGTGCTGGCCCGCATCACCGACGACCTGGGCGCCCGCTAA
- the fabD gene encoding ACP S-malonyltransferase has translation MTKFAFVFPGQGSQAIAMMDGFAGNPVVAQTIAEASDALNFDLGKLMAEGPKEELDLTTNTQPVMLTAAVATYRAWIAAGGPVPSVVAGHSLGEYSALVAAGVIAFKDAVPLVRFRAQAMQEAVPVGQGTMAVVLGLSDDDVRAACAEAVAATPGSVVEAVNFNAPAQVVIAGETAAVERACEIAKAKGAKRAMKLPVSAPFHSSLLKPASDRLRDYMADLNFSAPQIALINNVDVAVLNDPAAIKDALVRQAAAPVRWVETMQKVAAEGITQVVECGPGKVLMGLTKRIDAALVGDAITDQASLDRILTSLK, from the coding sequence ATGACTAAATTTGCTTTTGTATTTCCAGGCCAGGGTTCGCAAGCGATCGCGATGATGGACGGCTTCGCCGGCAACCCGGTGGTGGCGCAGACCATCGCCGAGGCATCGGACGCGTTGAACTTCGACCTGGGCAAACTGATGGCCGAAGGTCCCAAGGAAGAGCTGGATCTGACCACCAATACCCAGCCGGTGATGCTGACCGCCGCCGTCGCCACCTACCGCGCGTGGATCGCCGCCGGCGGCCCGGTGCCGTCGGTCGTCGCCGGCCACAGCCTCGGTGAATACTCGGCGCTGGTCGCCGCCGGCGTGATCGCCTTCAAGGACGCGGTGCCGCTGGTGCGCTTCCGCGCGCAAGCCATGCAGGAAGCCGTGCCGGTCGGGCAGGGCACGATGGCCGTGGTGCTGGGCCTGTCGGACGACGACGTCCGCGCCGCCTGCGCCGAGGCGGTCGCCGCCACGCCGGGTTCGGTGGTCGAGGCGGTCAACTTCAATGCGCCGGCCCAGGTGGTCATCGCCGGCGAAACCGCCGCCGTCGAGCGCGCCTGCGAAATCGCCAAGGCCAAGGGCGCCAAGCGCGCCATGAAATTGCCGGTGTCGGCGCCGTTCCATTCGTCGCTGCTCAAGCCCGCTTCGGACCGCCTGCGCGACTACATGGCCGACCTGAACTTCTCGGCGCCGCAGATCGCGCTGATCAACAACGTCGACGTCGCCGTGCTCAACGATCCGGCCGCCATCAAGGACGCGCTGGTGCGCCAGGCCGCCGCGCCGGTGCGCTGGGTCGAGACGATGCAGAAAGTCGCCGCCGAAGGCATCACCCAGGTGGTCGAATGCGGCCCGGGCAAGGTGCTGATGGGCTTGACCAAGCGCATCGACGCCGCCCTGGTGGGCGACGCCATCACCGATCAGGCTTCGCTGGACCGCATCTTGACCTCGCTCAAGTAA
- the fabG gene encoding 3-oxoacyl-ACP reductase FabG translates to MNLANQVALVTGASRGIGKAIAQELARQGARVIGTATTEAGAEAISAYLAEFGAEAGKGMVLNVTDAERCAAVIDEIGKTFGAVGILVNNAGITQDQLAMRMKDEEWDSVIATNLTSVGRLSRAVLRGMMKAKTGRIINITSVVASSGNPGQMNYAAAKAGVEGMGRALAREIGSRNITVNSVAPGFIDTDMTKALGEEQHAALLTQIPLARLGKPEDIAAAVAFLASPQAAYITGTTLHVNGGMYMN, encoded by the coding sequence ATGAATTTAGCAAATCAAGTCGCGCTGGTCACGGGCGCATCGCGCGGCATCGGCAAGGCCATCGCGCAAGAGCTGGCCCGCCAGGGCGCGCGCGTGATCGGCACCGCCACCACCGAGGCGGGCGCCGAGGCGATCAGCGCCTACCTGGCCGAGTTCGGCGCCGAGGCGGGCAAGGGCATGGTCCTGAACGTGACCGATGCCGAGCGCTGCGCGGCCGTCATCGACGAGATCGGCAAAACCTTCGGCGCCGTCGGCATCCTGGTCAACAACGCCGGCATCACGCAGGACCAACTGGCCATGCGCATGAAGGACGAGGAATGGGACAGCGTCATCGCCACCAACCTGACGTCGGTCGGCCGTTTGTCGCGCGCGGTACTGCGCGGCATGATGAAAGCGAAAACTGGGCGTATTATTAACATCACTTCGGTGGTGGCGTCGTCGGGCAATCCAGGCCAGATGAACTATGCCGCCGCCAAGGCCGGCGTCGAGGGCATGGGCCGCGCGCTGGCGCGCGAGATCGGCAGCCGCAACATCACCGTCAACAGTGTGGCGCCGGGCTTCATCGACACCGACATGACCAAGGCCCTGGGCGAAGAGCAACACGCGGCGCTGCTGACGCAGATTCCGCTGGCGCGCCTGGGCAAGCCGGAGGACATCGCCGCGGCGGTGGCCTTCCTGGCGTCGCCGCAAGCGGCCTATATTACCGGTACCACCCTGCACGTGAACGGCGGTATGTACATGAATTGA
- the acpP gene encoding acyl carrier protein yields the protein MSDIEQRVKKIVAEQLGVAEADIKIESSFVDDLGADSLDTVELVMALEDEFEMEIPDEQAEKITTVQQAIDYATAHVKA from the coding sequence ATGTCGGATATCGAACAACGCGTTAAGAAAATCGTCGCTGAGCAACTGGGCGTCGCCGAAGCAGACATCAAAATCGAATCCTCGTTCGTCGACGACCTGGGCGCTGACTCGCTGGACACCGTCGAGCTGGTAATGGCCCTGGAAGACGAATTCGAAATGGAAATCCCTGACGAACAAGCAGAAAAGATCACGACCGTACAGCAAGCGATCGACTACGCTACTGCACACGTCAAGGCCTGA
- the fabF gene encoding beta-ketoacyl-ACP synthase II, giving the protein MRGSKNRRVVITGLGAVSPIGNNVADTWAAALEGKSGIATITKFDAQAFSTRFAGEVKGFNIEDYITAKEARHMDTFIHYGMAAGIQAVQDSGVVVTEDNADRIGVIIGSGIGGLPMIEEQKEDYDKRGPRRISPFFVPASIINMISGNLSIKYGMRGPNLSIVTACTTGLHCIGAAARLIEYGDADVMVAGGAESTISPLGLGGFASAKALSSRNDDPATASRPWDTDRDGFVLGEGAGVMVLEEYEHAKARGATIYAELLGFGMSADAYHMTSPLEDGAGGSKSAQAALRNAGVNPDQVQYVNAHGTSTPQGDVAEVQGIKRTFGDHAKKLVVNSTKSLTGHLLGGAGGLEAVFTVLAVHHQVSPPTINIFNQDPACDLDFCANVARPMKIEYALKNSFGFGGTNGSLLFGKM; this is encoded by the coding sequence TTGAGAGGTTCTAAAAACCGTCGTGTTGTCATTACCGGCCTGGGCGCCGTTTCCCCGATCGGCAACAACGTTGCCGACACGTGGGCGGCGGCGCTGGAAGGCAAATCCGGTATTGCCACCATCACCAAGTTTGACGCGCAAGCTTTCAGTACCCGTTTTGCCGGTGAAGTCAAAGGCTTCAACATCGAGGACTACATCACGGCCAAGGAAGCCCGCCATATGGATACGTTTATCCATTACGGCATGGCGGCCGGTATCCAGGCCGTGCAGGATTCGGGCGTGGTCGTGACCGAAGACAACGCCGATCGCATCGGCGTCATCATCGGTTCCGGCATCGGCGGCCTGCCGATGATCGAAGAGCAAAAGGAAGACTACGACAAGCGCGGTCCGCGCCGTATCTCCCCGTTCTTCGTGCCGGCCTCGATCATCAACATGATCTCCGGTAACCTGTCGATCAAGTACGGCATGCGTGGCCCTAACCTGTCGATCGTGACGGCCTGCACCACCGGTCTGCACTGCATCGGCGCCGCCGCTCGCCTGATCGAGTACGGCGATGCCGACGTGATGGTGGCCGGCGGCGCGGAATCGACCATATCGCCGCTGGGCCTGGGTGGTTTCGCCTCGGCCAAGGCGCTGTCGTCGCGTAACGACGATCCGGCCACCGCGTCCCGTCCATGGGACACGGACCGCGACGGTTTCGTGCTCGGCGAGGGCGCCGGCGTGATGGTGCTCGAAGAGTACGAGCACGCCAAGGCGCGCGGCGCCACGATCTACGCGGAATTGCTCGGCTTTGGCATGAGCGCCGACGCGTATCACATGACCTCGCCGTTGGAAGACGGCGCCGGCGGCAGCAAGTCGGCGCAAGCCGCGTTGCGCAACGCCGGTGTCAACCCCGACCAGGTGCAGTACGTGAACGCGCACGGCACTTCGACGCCGCAGGGCGACGTGGCCGAGGTGCAGGGCATCAAGCGTACCTTCGGCGACCATGCCAAGAAGCTGGTGGTCAATTCGACCAAGTCGTTGACCGGCCACCTGCTGGGTGGCGCCGGCGGTCTGGAAGCGGTGTTTACGGTCCTGGCGGTCCACCATCAGGTGTCGCCACCGACCATCAACATCTTCAACCAGGACCCCGCGTGCGACCTGGACTTCTGCGCCAATGTCGCCCGTCCGATGAAGATCGAGTACGCGCTGAAGAACTCGTTTGGGTTCGGCGGCACCAACGGCAGTCTGCTGTTCGGTAAAATGTAA